The Lolium rigidum isolate FL_2022 chromosome 1, APGP_CSIRO_Lrig_0.1, whole genome shotgun sequence region cgagcccccgagccttgtttGTGAAGAAAAAAATTTATgccatcactatttttatttcaaccatgctatattgcagcatcgcaagtccgcctcattaaaaacctttcagccccactcggtNNNNNNNNNNNNNNNNNNNNNNNNNNNNNNNNNNNNNNNNNNNNNNNNNNNNNNNNNNNNNNNNNNNNNNNNNNNNNNNNNNNNNNNNNNNNNNNNNNNNTTGTACGCCATTCGGTTTTAGCATCTCACTTTTGCAGATGTATAGTTTTTCGGAAATACGGAGGTGGAGCGGTCAAGAGCACGCCTACAGCTTTGCAATGTTCTTCGAGAATTTAAGTGGCAGGAAAGCttctgcaaaattttacttcaaagATGATGACCTCCAAACACGATCTCAAGAGGCCGTGCTTcctcttttccaaaaaaaaaaaataatgtCAAGTCGGAGAATACATTATTAATTGACGGAAGACAAACCCATCACAATCTCTTAGGACTTTTTTTTGGCCAGAAGCTATGCACTTGCTGGTACTACCTCGGAGGTTTTGTGCACATAAGTACTACGGAGTAAATGGACACGGCGACATCAACGTGGGTGGCAATTCTGCCGCACCAGTGCAATACTGGTCGTTTTACAGGTAACCACTAGCCACTAGGTCCTTCCTACTCATGGACAAGTGTACGAGCTAGCCTAATATAGAACATGGTACAGATGCACTATCTCACTGCTAACATCAAAATAAAAGTTGATTGTTGAGTCTCTTAATGACATGAGCACGACGGTAATTTGAAgatgaagaaaatagagggcacaAAACAAACATCACAACTGGTGTTAGCACAAGTGTCTTGATGACATACTATGCAATCCTAGGAAGAAAGAAAACAATTAAGCCTTGGAGTGGGTTGGAGGAGACTAAGGGAGACTTTAACTTAGATATGACTTAATAATTAATACCGCTAAATCTATTTCAATTCCGTTCAATCCCTAGGACCTTAAGCATCTCGTTGCAGGCCTGCAGCCAAATACATGAAACATCTATCTCAAAGATGTTTACAAGGAAGAAGACATTTGGTACAGCAGTATGTCGAAAATGATATAACGACTTGGACGAAGAAGCTTCAGTTTGAAGCTCAACTCGCGGCGCTTTACACTAACACTGCATCTACAGTTGATTTTAGACGCATAAGTCTTAATGACATgagcatgattgtaatttgaagaTGGAGAAGGGCAATAGAATCTTTGTAAGAGAAAACGAATTCAGGTAAGCATCTTTGCTACAGACAACGAGAGTAGTTTTATTTTCAAAACTGATACTGTAGCTCCTTTTACAGCAAGGCGCTGTCAAAGATGCCTCAGGTGTTCACTGGAGATTGATGAGGAAAATGATCTTGCTTGTGCCGGTATGTTGGACATCACGTGAATGAAAGAGTGTTGTCCAGGTAAAATAATTTTATCTATACTTTAAGAGTACCATGAAAAGATAAAATAAGCTGTGAATATCATTAGCAACCCTGGCTGGTTGATGGCTTCTGAGTTTGAAAGTTGGGCTCATTTCGAGCCTTCCATCTAAAAAATTTATGTAGTGGTTGATTTGTCTATTTTTCTTTTCTCAAAAACGTGACAATCATTTCCTTGATTTACATAGGTGAACAAGACTCCCCTTCTGGTTTCTGGACAGTtgcaatttcaaattttgtgtacGTGCTTTCGTCATTGCAGTGCATGTCCATGCTGCTACTGTCTCGCAGTTCTAAAACTCGGTTCTCATGCTCTCCTGAATAAATGGACACAACGTCATGAACGTGGATGATAGTTATTCACAACACTGGTATGTTTAGTACCAACTCCCTAGCTGCTACTCAGCGGAAAAGTATGGACCCGCCTAATATATAACTTGGAGAGAGTCGCAGTAGCTCACTGCTAACATGAAAACGAGGTTGATTGATTGACGACCGTCTTAATGACGTGAGCACGATGGTAATGGAAGATGAAGAAAAAGGACAACGTAATcattggaaaaaaaaaacaaataatcaTCTTGCGACAGACATAGAGAGGGTTTTTTTTCAGCAACAATGGCTGTAGAACAGCACAACACTGTCAAAGATATCTAtacaaggaaaaaaaaaaagactgtCTCAGGTTTCATTGCAGGTCGAAAATGATCTTACTATTGCCATCACATTGGACATCACATATTCACATGGTCCAAATAGCTTCAGATTGAAGCTCAGTTCGCAGTGCTTTACACTAACAGTGCAGCGAAAAGTTAATTCTAGCTGAGAAAGGGGTTCCCACGCTTGCTGAAGCTAATATCCAGCAGGTACAGCTTTTAACCCCATGCCAACGATGATGCATAATTGACCACCAGCTGCCCATCAATTCCAAAGTTCTGTGatttaaaacaaaaacaaagatgTTTAGCCACCTTTAATCACAAATCAAATTTCAATTGATAGGATAATATAATTAGGTGTATGAATAATTCATGATAGTGTTCAGTTTGACAACTCAACTAGGACAATAAGGTAATAAAGTGCATTTTCAAGCATAATATTAAACATGAAGTTGTTTATCAATAACTTCAGGACATCTAAGACTGAAGAGGACACAAAAGAACTAACAAGGGCATTGGGTCTTACATTGTATAAATCAATTATCAACTCATCTGGATTCGGTGAAAATGCACTGTTCACATAGAGAAACTGCCGGCAGAAGAGAGAGACTGTCAGTAAACATATACAGGGCAATAGGGCATGCTGGCTCTACTGATCCAACTTCAGAAGTACATTCTTACCACTGTGTCCTGGTGAATTTGGCGGCGAAGAAATTCAATCACCTTGGCAAATTTCTCATTCCCACCAATCTGAAAATGCACAAGTTGGTTAGAAAAGATTACCAACAACCACAAAGGCGCTGCAAACAGTCTGTCTAATTTGATGCTCAAATTTTATGAACCAAATAAGTACTTCATCAGTAGATTATCTTTACTACTATTAAATTGGAATAGGTGGTGGTGGTCTTGGTATGTCACCCATGTTTACATTTAGCCCCTTGAGAATTTTAAAATCATCCTAAAGTCCATGTCATGCGTCTGTACTCGGTACGTGCAGAACACCCCTCGTGTCTCCTCACGCCCCTAGGATCCCGCCACCCCTCGCCACAGgcaccgcctcctcccactatacaACTCTGGCCGCCGTCCCGAGGGCCGTCGTCCTCCGCTCTTGCCACTCTCCGTCGGTCTTGCCCTCACAACTACCGCTGGCGGTGCCACCTTGCCAGATCGACGGGCTGTCACCCTCACACCTTCGCTCTTGGACGCTCCCGCAGTATGCCACGACGCGGGCTGGTGATACCCAGCACTGGCCGCGACTGTGAGTTCCGCTCGTCCGGCTGCATTACTTGTCACGGCGAGGTGGTCCCCCGAGGCTCTGCTCCATGCGGCTTGGAGGGGCTGCTCGACCATGTGTCCGCACATGTTCTTGGTTCAGCTGCGTCAGCGCGAGTACCTGGTCCCGTTCCGGTCTGCCTTCCGTGCTGCTCGTTGTGCTAGGCAGACACGCGGAGAGATGGATTGGCAGATTGGCCGGACGTACTGGACGCGCGCATGACAGCCAAATAGCCGCTGGCTTCAATGCACGCCTGCAAGCAAGCAGGTGGATAGATTcactgctagctcatttttttctGCTAGCTAAACGAAAAAGAGACAAAACTTTGGAATGTTGAATTTTAGTTTGCTATAAATTTTGCATGCCCATCCATCAAGCCTCCCCAAGTTTCTGCATCATATGGTGTGCAACCTCCCAAGGGAAGGAGGGAGGCTGGTAATTTCAGTTTAAAAGGGCAGTTCACTCAAGCAGAAAAGAGTTCTAGCTTGTAACAAAGATGGTGTTTGGATGCTACCACAGTACTTCAATTTCAAACTGTCAAGTTTGGGATGGGGCTCAAGTGATTCAACAATAATGCTTGCTTTTGAACACTCAGCATCGCTAAATTCGGGATTACCAACATGACGTGAAGCTGTTCATCCTGGCTTTTAAAGCATCATCATTCACAACATTCTCAAGATTCctaacatgtaaaatttcattcagCTGTGTCACGTCCTTTAATTCTGCGATTCTGTGCCCTTGCCCTTTTGGATTTTCAATACCTCATCCTTCACAACATTCTCAAGATTCcaaacatgtaaaatttcattcagCTGTGTCAAGTATTCTGCGATTCTATGCCCTTGCCCTCTTGGATTTTCAAATACCGAAGATGTTCTAAGTGATGTCAAATTACTGATATTGCTCATCACTGAAGTAATCAGTTCATTCATGTAATATATCTTTAGACATGTACTGCCACCTGCAAGTAGGTGGCGGCTGCAACTGCGATGATGGCAAATTGCTGATCTGGTTATGGTTTTGGATGCAGGGAGGGACACTATAATTGGGGTTGTCCAGACACTATTTGAGGGCCTCCGCTGGAGATGCTCCAATGCAGCGGAAATTATTGTTATGTTACTTGTTACCAAATTATTGCTGTCAAGCTAATCTATATTAGCCTAACTATGATAAGAAAGTACTCTATAGTAGcccaaaaaaaaattaagcattGATTTTTTCTTTTTACACAGGCCACAAAACTTCTACTTTGTtcataaaatttaaaatttatacATTGAACACGGAATTGACATGTCAAATCATCATGGAATAAGTTGTCTAGAACTGGGTTCAAACTTCAATAAACAACACTTCTATAATTGCAACAACCAAAGTCCAGGTGAAACCTAAGATGTTTGTGTGGTATATAAACTATAttattgcattttcaagattgtagGCACATTTTATTTTGGATTCGTTGCAACGCAC contains the following coding sequences:
- the LOC124671622 gene encoding ubiquitin-like protein ATG12: MAADPNQKKVVVNFQSVANAPKLRQSKFKIGGNEKFAKVIEFLRRQIHQDTVFLYVNSAFSPNPDELIIDLYNNFGIDGQLVVNYASSLAWG